In Oryza brachyantha chromosome 1, ObraRS2, whole genome shotgun sequence, the following are encoded in one genomic region:
- the LOC102700839 gene encoding rab9 effector protein with kelch motifs-like isoform X3, translating into MVWSSLATTGTRPGTRDSHGAALVGHRMMVFGGTNGSKKVNDLHVLDLRTKEWSKPACKGTPPSPRESHTVTLASSSGDRLVVFGGSGEGEGNYLNDVHVLDVPTMTWSSPEVKGDAPAPRDSHGAVAVGGRLFVYGGDCGDRYHGEVDVLDMDAMAWSRFAVKGASPGVRAGHAAVGVGSKVYVIGGVGDKQYYSDAWILDVANRSWTQLEICGQQPQGRFSHSAVILNTDIAIYGGCGEDERPLNELLILQLGSEHPNGRYNISMCKVLSNHWSQERRKFLRAENQRDPNMSNGELGPRPREAESEQRNPFLRGLENGHVKRRRTSDARPKETELEQEEHSLSLSQHSSPSQSDQEQNGSQKLSSSPNGSISALQPFVRLNTNGTLRATGGVSPRTLKTDQFLRTIAPQQRHEVQFLAAEPKPHHRPPTPPLIGAEVHGTIDGAFDSGYLMTAVVNGQLFRGVLFAPGPGVTAPRPTMHHPILTSSAIPPQHQRPVLAHAIPVHARPVPQATGFVLPDCSHHARQAFPAAATAKIIKSEPERGSSDLHDVVLTLGGPGAGK; encoded by the exons ATGGTGTGGAGCTCGCTGGCGACGACGGGGACGCGGCCGGGGACGCGCGACAGCCACGGCGCGGCGCTGGTCGGCCACCGGATGATGGTGTTCGGCGGCACCAACGGGTCCAAGAAGGTGAACGACCTCCACGTGCTCGACCTCCGCACCAAGGAGTGGAGCAAGCCGGCGTGCAAggggacgccgccgtcgccgcgcgagAGCCACACGGTGACGCTGGCGTCGTCGTCCGGCGACCGCCTGGTGGTgttcggcggcagcggcgaagGGGAAGGCAACTACCTCAACGACGTGCACGTCCTCGACGTGCCCACCATGACGTGGTCCTCGCCGGAGGTGAAGGGcgacgcgccggcgccgagggaCAGccacggcgccgtcgccgtcggcggcagGCTGTTCGTCTACGGCGGCGACTGCGGCGACCGATACCACGGCGAGGTGGACGTGCTGGACATGGACGCCATGGCGTGGTCAAGG TTTGCAGTAAAAGGGGCCTCACCTGGTGTTCGAGCTGGCCACGCAGCTGTAGGTGTTGGATCTAAG GTCTATGTTATTGGAGGAGTTGGTGATAAGCAATACTACAGCGATGCCTGGATTCTTGATGTTGCGAACCGGTCATGGACACAGCTTGAGATATGTGGGCAGCAGCCACAGGGAAGATTTTCTCATAGCGCGGTCATCCTGAATACCGATATTGCAATTTATGGAGG ATGCGGTGAAGATGAACGGCCCCTGAATGAGCTGCTCATTCTTCAGTTGGGTTCTGAGCATCCAAATGGCCGTTACAACATCTCGATGTGCAAAGTTCTAAGTAACCACTGGAGCCAGGAGAGGCGAAAATTCTTGAGAGCGGAAAAT CAAAGGGATCCAAACATGAGCAATGGAGAACTTGGTCCAAGACCTCGGGAAGCAGAAAGCGAACAAAGAAATCCATTCTTGCGTGGTCTAG AGAATGGACATGTGAAAAGGAGGAGAACGAGCGATGCTCGACCAAAAGAGACCGAGTTGGAGCAGGAGGAACACTCACTGTCACTTTCTCAGCACTCCTCACCATCTCAATCTGATCAGGAGCAGAATGGATCTCAGAAACTTTCGTCATCTCCCAACGGATCAATCTCAGCACTGCAACCTTTCGTTCGTCTCAACACCAATGGCACTCTGAGGGCTACCGGAGGCGTGTCGCCAAGGACTCTGAAGACGGACCAGTTCCTCCGCACCATTGCTCCGCAGCAGCGGCACGAAGTGCAGTTCCTAGCAGCTGAACCCAAGCCACACCACCGTCCGCCTACTCCACCCCTT ATCGGTGCTGAGGTTCACGGGACTATTGATGGAGCTTTCGACTCCGGGTATCTCATGACCGCTGTCGTCAATGGACAGCTCTTCAGAGGCGTCCTTTTTGCTCCC GGACCTGGAGTGACGGCTCCCAGACCAACGATGCACCACCCGATACTGACGAGCTCGGCCATTCCACCGCAGCACCAGCGCCCGGTGCTCGCTCACGCCATCCCAGTTCATGCCCGGCCGGTGCCACAGGCGACAGGCTTCGTGCTGCCGGATTGCAGCCACCATGCCCGGCAAGCATTCCCGGCAGCGGCAACGGCGAAGATCATCAAGTCTGAGCCGGAGAGGGGCAGCAGTGACCTGCACGATGTTGTGCTCACGCTGGGAGGGCCTGGAGCTGGCAAGTGA
- the LOC102700839 gene encoding uncharacterized protein LOC102700839 isoform X2, translating into MQLISVWSSLGCCGGLHFSDVLTLNLETMVWSSLATTGTRPGTRDSHGAALVGHRMMVFGGTNGSKKVNDLHVLDLRTKEWSKPACKGTPPSPRESHTVTLASSSGDRLVVFGGSGEGEGNYLNDVHVLDVPTMTWSSPEVKGDAPAPRDSHGAVAVGGRLFVYGGDCGDRYHGEVDVLDMDAMAWSRFAVKGASPGVRAGHAAVGVGSKVYVIGGVGDKQYYSDAWILDVANRSWTQLEICGQQPQGRFSHSAVILNTDIAIYGGCGEDERPLNELLILQLGSEHPNGRYNISMCKVLSNHWSQERRKFLRAENQRDPNMSNGELGPRPREAESEQRNPFLRGLENGHVKRRRTSDARPKETELEQEEHSLSLSQHSSPSQSDQEQNGSQKLSSSPNGSISALQPFVRLNTNGTLRATGGVSPRTLKTDQFLRTIAPQQRHEVQFLAAEPKPHHRPPTPPLIGAEVHGTIDGAFDSGYLMTAVVNGQLFRGVLFAPGPGVTAPRPTMHHPILTSSAIPPQHQRPVLAHAIPVHARPVPQATGFVLPDCSHHARQAFPAAATAKIIKSEPERGSSDLHDVVLTLGGPGAGK; encoded by the exons ATGCAACTGATTTCTGTCTGGTCCAGTTTG GGATGCTGCGGCGGGCTGCATTTCAGCGACGTGCTGACGCTGAACCTGGAGACGATGGTGTGGAGCTCGCTGGCGACGACGGGGACGCGGCCGGGGACGCGCGACAGCCACGGCGCGGCGCTGGTCGGCCACCGGATGATGGTGTTCGGCGGCACCAACGGGTCCAAGAAGGTGAACGACCTCCACGTGCTCGACCTCCGCACCAAGGAGTGGAGCAAGCCGGCGTGCAAggggacgccgccgtcgccgcgcgagAGCCACACGGTGACGCTGGCGTCGTCGTCCGGCGACCGCCTGGTGGTgttcggcggcagcggcgaagGGGAAGGCAACTACCTCAACGACGTGCACGTCCTCGACGTGCCCACCATGACGTGGTCCTCGCCGGAGGTGAAGGGcgacgcgccggcgccgagggaCAGccacggcgccgtcgccgtcggcggcagGCTGTTCGTCTACGGCGGCGACTGCGGCGACCGATACCACGGCGAGGTGGACGTGCTGGACATGGACGCCATGGCGTGGTCAAGG TTTGCAGTAAAAGGGGCCTCACCTGGTGTTCGAGCTGGCCACGCAGCTGTAGGTGTTGGATCTAAG GTCTATGTTATTGGAGGAGTTGGTGATAAGCAATACTACAGCGATGCCTGGATTCTTGATGTTGCGAACCGGTCATGGACACAGCTTGAGATATGTGGGCAGCAGCCACAGGGAAGATTTTCTCATAGCGCGGTCATCCTGAATACCGATATTGCAATTTATGGAGG ATGCGGTGAAGATGAACGGCCCCTGAATGAGCTGCTCATTCTTCAGTTGGGTTCTGAGCATCCAAATGGCCGTTACAACATCTCGATGTGCAAAGTTCTAAGTAACCACTGGAGCCAGGAGAGGCGAAAATTCTTGAGAGCGGAAAAT CAAAGGGATCCAAACATGAGCAATGGAGAACTTGGTCCAAGACCTCGGGAAGCAGAAAGCGAACAAAGAAATCCATTCTTGCGTGGTCTAG AGAATGGACATGTGAAAAGGAGGAGAACGAGCGATGCTCGACCAAAAGAGACCGAGTTGGAGCAGGAGGAACACTCACTGTCACTTTCTCAGCACTCCTCACCATCTCAATCTGATCAGGAGCAGAATGGATCTCAGAAACTTTCGTCATCTCCCAACGGATCAATCTCAGCACTGCAACCTTTCGTTCGTCTCAACACCAATGGCACTCTGAGGGCTACCGGAGGCGTGTCGCCAAGGACTCTGAAGACGGACCAGTTCCTCCGCACCATTGCTCCGCAGCAGCGGCACGAAGTGCAGTTCCTAGCAGCTGAACCCAAGCCACACCACCGTCCGCCTACTCCACCCCTT ATCGGTGCTGAGGTTCACGGGACTATTGATGGAGCTTTCGACTCCGGGTATCTCATGACCGCTGTCGTCAATGGACAGCTCTTCAGAGGCGTCCTTTTTGCTCCC GGACCTGGAGTGACGGCTCCCAGACCAACGATGCACCACCCGATACTGACGAGCTCGGCCATTCCACCGCAGCACCAGCGCCCGGTGCTCGCTCACGCCATCCCAGTTCATGCCCGGCCGGTGCCACAGGCGACAGGCTTCGTGCTGCCGGATTGCAGCCACCATGCCCGGCAAGCATTCCCGGCAGCGGCAACGGCGAAGATCATCAAGTCTGAGCCGGAGAGGGGCAGCAGTGACCTGCACGATGTTGTGCTCACGCTGGGAGGGCCTGGAGCTGGCAAGTGA
- the LOC102700839 gene encoding kelch domain-containing protein 2-like isoform X1 has product MERRRKAMWLYPKVVGFNPPERWGHSACFFEGVVYVFGGCCGGLHFSDVLTLNLETMVWSSLATTGTRPGTRDSHGAALVGHRMMVFGGTNGSKKVNDLHVLDLRTKEWSKPACKGTPPSPRESHTVTLASSSGDRLVVFGGSGEGEGNYLNDVHVLDVPTMTWSSPEVKGDAPAPRDSHGAVAVGGRLFVYGGDCGDRYHGEVDVLDMDAMAWSRFAVKGASPGVRAGHAAVGVGSKVYVIGGVGDKQYYSDAWILDVANRSWTQLEICGQQPQGRFSHSAVILNTDIAIYGGCGEDERPLNELLILQLGSEHPNGRYNISMCKVLSNHWSQERRKFLRAENQRDPNMSNGELGPRPREAESEQRNPFLRGLENGHVKRRRTSDARPKETELEQEEHSLSLSQHSSPSQSDQEQNGSQKLSSSPNGSISALQPFVRLNTNGTLRATGGVSPRTLKTDQFLRTIAPQQRHEVQFLAAEPKPHHRPPTPPLIGAEVHGTIDGAFDSGYLMTAVVNGQLFRGVLFAPGPGVTAPRPTMHHPILTSSAIPPQHQRPVLAHAIPVHARPVPQATGFVLPDCSHHARQAFPAAATAKIIKSEPERGSSDLHDVVLTLGGPGAGK; this is encoded by the exons atggagaggaggaggaaggcaaTGTGGCTGTATCCAAAGGTGGTCGGCTTCAACCCTCCGGAGAGATGGGGGCACTCCGCTTGCTTCTTCGAGGGCGTCGTCTACGTCTTTGGG GGATGCTGCGGCGGGCTGCATTTCAGCGACGTGCTGACGCTGAACCTGGAGACGATGGTGTGGAGCTCGCTGGCGACGACGGGGACGCGGCCGGGGACGCGCGACAGCCACGGCGCGGCGCTGGTCGGCCACCGGATGATGGTGTTCGGCGGCACCAACGGGTCCAAGAAGGTGAACGACCTCCACGTGCTCGACCTCCGCACCAAGGAGTGGAGCAAGCCGGCGTGCAAggggacgccgccgtcgccgcgcgagAGCCACACGGTGACGCTGGCGTCGTCGTCCGGCGACCGCCTGGTGGTgttcggcggcagcggcgaagGGGAAGGCAACTACCTCAACGACGTGCACGTCCTCGACGTGCCCACCATGACGTGGTCCTCGCCGGAGGTGAAGGGcgacgcgccggcgccgagggaCAGccacggcgccgtcgccgtcggcggcagGCTGTTCGTCTACGGCGGCGACTGCGGCGACCGATACCACGGCGAGGTGGACGTGCTGGACATGGACGCCATGGCGTGGTCAAGG TTTGCAGTAAAAGGGGCCTCACCTGGTGTTCGAGCTGGCCACGCAGCTGTAGGTGTTGGATCTAAG GTCTATGTTATTGGAGGAGTTGGTGATAAGCAATACTACAGCGATGCCTGGATTCTTGATGTTGCGAACCGGTCATGGACACAGCTTGAGATATGTGGGCAGCAGCCACAGGGAAGATTTTCTCATAGCGCGGTCATCCTGAATACCGATATTGCAATTTATGGAGG ATGCGGTGAAGATGAACGGCCCCTGAATGAGCTGCTCATTCTTCAGTTGGGTTCTGAGCATCCAAATGGCCGTTACAACATCTCGATGTGCAAAGTTCTAAGTAACCACTGGAGCCAGGAGAGGCGAAAATTCTTGAGAGCGGAAAAT CAAAGGGATCCAAACATGAGCAATGGAGAACTTGGTCCAAGACCTCGGGAAGCAGAAAGCGAACAAAGAAATCCATTCTTGCGTGGTCTAG AGAATGGACATGTGAAAAGGAGGAGAACGAGCGATGCTCGACCAAAAGAGACCGAGTTGGAGCAGGAGGAACACTCACTGTCACTTTCTCAGCACTCCTCACCATCTCAATCTGATCAGGAGCAGAATGGATCTCAGAAACTTTCGTCATCTCCCAACGGATCAATCTCAGCACTGCAACCTTTCGTTCGTCTCAACACCAATGGCACTCTGAGGGCTACCGGAGGCGTGTCGCCAAGGACTCTGAAGACGGACCAGTTCCTCCGCACCATTGCTCCGCAGCAGCGGCACGAAGTGCAGTTCCTAGCAGCTGAACCCAAGCCACACCACCGTCCGCCTACTCCACCCCTT ATCGGTGCTGAGGTTCACGGGACTATTGATGGAGCTTTCGACTCCGGGTATCTCATGACCGCTGTCGTCAATGGACAGCTCTTCAGAGGCGTCCTTTTTGCTCCC GGACCTGGAGTGACGGCTCCCAGACCAACGATGCACCACCCGATACTGACGAGCTCGGCCATTCCACCGCAGCACCAGCGCCCGGTGCTCGCTCACGCCATCCCAGTTCATGCCCGGCCGGTGCCACAGGCGACAGGCTTCGTGCTGCCGGATTGCAGCCACCATGCCCGGCAAGCATTCCCGGCAGCGGCAACGGCGAAGATCATCAAGTCTGAGCCGGAGAGGGGCAGCAGTGACCTGCACGATGTTGTGCTCACGCTGGGAGGGCCTGGAGCTGGCAAGTGA